The following proteins are co-located in the Gemmatimonadota bacterium genome:
- a CDS encoding DUF1552 domain-containing protein, translated as MQFITGKHVSRRTFVRGMGATVALPFLDAMVPAGRSWRDSLAAPANTRLVCIEESMGCAGGSDWGDARNLFAPAKLGRDFEFSPTSQLAPLEQYREYLTIVSNTDCRMAEPYRAAEIGGDHDRSTAVFLTQAHPKQTQGSDLYLGTSLDQLHARRFGLDTALPSLELCTEPIDRGGGCAYNYHCAYTTSLAWASPTQPLPAIREPRAVFERLFGAGDTPEDRAARRRTDRSVIDWIATEVARLRMTLGAVDRLAMDEYLGHIREIERRIQLVEARNTSGEVREMPEAPSGVPDSWEEHMRLMFDLQVLALQTDLTRVITFKTGFDQSNRTFPDSGTTKSIHGASHHGNVAADIMDYNLINTYRLSQVGYFLERMKNTMEGDSSLLDKTAIVWGSPMGDPNLHNHRRCPLILMGHANGALEGNLHLRAPEGTPMANVFVSLMHGIGHDDMHGFGDSTGEFSLTFPRGAVSAAGAGSVSRDRGA; from the coding sequence ATGCAATTCATCACAGGTAAGCACGTTTCTCGGAGGACGTTCGTCCGTGGCATGGGTGCGACGGTCGCGTTGCCGTTCCTGGACGCGATGGTCCCCGCCGGGCGCTCGTGGCGTGACAGCCTAGCAGCGCCCGCCAACACTCGGCTCGTCTGCATCGAAGAGTCGATGGGGTGCGCCGGCGGCAGCGACTGGGGAGATGCTCGGAACCTCTTCGCTCCGGCGAAGCTGGGCCGAGACTTCGAGTTCTCGCCGACGAGCCAGTTGGCGCCTCTGGAGCAGTACCGGGAGTACCTGACCATCGTCAGTAACACAGATTGCCGCATGGCGGAGCCGTATCGGGCTGCGGAGATCGGCGGTGACCACGACCGCTCCACGGCGGTGTTCCTGACGCAGGCCCATCCCAAGCAAACCCAGGGCTCGGATCTCTACCTCGGGACGTCGCTCGATCAGCTGCACGCGCGGCGCTTCGGACTCGACACCGCGCTGCCGTCACTCGAGCTGTGCACGGAGCCGATCGACCGCGGTGGCGGGTGCGCCTACAACTACCACTGCGCGTACACCACGTCGCTCGCGTGGGCGTCGCCCACGCAGCCGCTCCCGGCTATCCGCGAGCCGCGGGCGGTATTCGAGCGGCTCTTCGGCGCGGGGGATACCCCCGAAGACCGCGCGGCCAGGCGCCGGACGGATCGGAGCGTGATCGACTGGATCGCGACCGAAGTCGCGAGGTTGCGCATGACTCTGGGCGCAGTGGACCGCCTGGCCATGGACGAGTATCTGGGGCACATCCGCGAGATCGAGCGGAGGATCCAGCTCGTCGAGGCGCGTAACACCAGTGGCGAAGTGCGGGAGATGCCGGAGGCTCCGTCGGGCGTCCCGGACTCGTGGGAGGAGCACATGAGGCTGATGTTCGACCTCCAGGTGCTCGCGTTGCAGACGGACCTGACCCGCGTGATCACGTTCAAGACCGGCTTCGATCAGTCGAACAGGACGTTCCCGGACAGCGGAACTACCAAGTCGATCCACGGAGCGTCGCACCACGGCAACGTCGCGGCCGACATCATGGACTACAACCTGATCAACACGTACCGCCTGAGTCAGGTCGGCTACTTCCTGGAGAGGATGAAGAACACGATGGAGGGTGACTCCTCCCTGCTGGACAAGACAGCGATCGTTTGGGGCTCGCCGATGGGTGATCCCAACCTCCACAACCACCGCCGATGCCCGCTCATCCTGATGGGCCACGCGAACGGCGCCCTGGAAGGCAACCTCCACCTGAGGGCCCCGGAGGGCACGCCGATGGCGAACGTCTTCGTAAGCCTGATGCACGGCATCGGGCACGATGACATGCACGGCTTCGGCGACAGCACCGGCGAGTTCTCCTTGACGTTTCCGCGCGGCGCCGTGAGCGCTGCCGGGGCCGGCAGCGTTTCCAGGGATAGGGGCGCATGA
- a CDS encoding ankyrin repeat domain-containing protein yields the protein MSVRRLQGVIGAVFVVALLSGAALPLDTPLVDAARRGEVEVVRSLLESGVDVTEAQGDGLTALHAAAERGHVEITKLLISAGAELNAETRIGRYTPLHLAGRGGHGRVVMALVEAGADVNVTTTNTGVTPLHLAAAAVGGEKAVATLLEHGAAVNAREASSGQTPLMFAAAYDRWAAVGELLSRGADPAITTEVIDVLRSVAIDREANRRFRQMVASLRDSEEKAADWEPSPAQVQAVIRAQREFLLADDPVGKFDASELVNYRPDYPGGPDVARPPYRETLVGKTGGMTALLHAAREGHVESARMLLDGGANIDQVSGGDRTSSLLMATLNGQFDLALLLVERGADPDLAASTDGSTPLFAVLQTQWAPKSNYPQPRAHDNQQAEHLDVLRALLEAGADPNVRLNTHLWYWEYGLTKLGIDLQGATPFWRATFAQDLTAMKLLAAYGADPNIPTSWPAIGMRERRQQDGRQQEDSGLPSIPEGVPSAYPVHIAAGGGWLGLGAFSVRSVPDQFMSALMYLIEEHGADVDLRDSWGYTPLHYAASRGDDEMIRYLMAQGADVGAITRLGQSTADMARGGRAGFFTRVAYPETVTLLRSLGSTLECLHTHFLDTGDFCPGAGVTWGSELGSRKPGSGR from the coding sequence ATGAGCGTGCGACGGCTGCAGGGGGTGATCGGCGCCGTCTTCGTGGTGGCCTTGCTCTCGGGCGCGGCGCTTCCCCTCGACACACCGCTGGTGGACGCAGCGCGTCGGGGTGAGGTGGAGGTGGTCAGGTCGTTGCTCGAGAGCGGTGTCGACGTCACCGAGGCCCAAGGGGACGGCCTGACCGCGCTGCACGCGGCGGCGGAGCGCGGCCACGTCGAGATCACGAAGCTGCTGATCTCGGCCGGCGCTGAGCTGAACGCCGAGACCCGCATCGGTCGGTACACCCCATTGCACCTCGCCGGTCGCGGCGGACACGGGCGCGTAGTGATGGCGCTGGTCGAGGCCGGCGCCGACGTGAACGTCACCACCACCAACACCGGGGTCACGCCCCTTCACCTAGCGGCCGCCGCCGTCGGTGGCGAGAAGGCTGTCGCGACGCTGCTGGAGCACGGCGCGGCGGTGAATGCGCGGGAGGCCTCGTCGGGACAGACGCCGCTGATGTTCGCCGCGGCCTACGACCGCTGGGCGGCCGTCGGGGAGCTCCTGAGCCGCGGCGCGGATCCAGCGATCACCACCGAAGTCATCGATGTGCTCCGGAGCGTCGCGATCGATCGCGAGGCCAACCGTCGGTTCCGGCAGATGGTCGCGTCCCTGCGTGACAGCGAGGAAAAGGCCGCCGATTGGGAGCCGAGTCCGGCTCAGGTGCAGGCGGTGATCCGCGCTCAACGGGAGTTCCTTCTGGCCGACGATCCCGTGGGGAAGTTCGACGCGAGCGAGCTCGTGAACTACAGGCCGGATTACCCGGGCGGACCCGACGTCGCGCGTCCTCCGTACCGGGAGACGCTCGTCGGGAAGACGGGCGGCATGACGGCGCTACTGCATGCGGCTCGAGAGGGCCACGTCGAGTCGGCGCGCATGTTGCTCGATGGCGGCGCCAACATCGACCAGGTGAGCGGTGGCGACCGAACGAGCTCCCTCCTGATGGCCACGCTCAACGGCCAGTTCGACTTGGCGCTGCTGCTCGTCGAGCGCGGTGCGGATCCCGACTTGGCCGCCTCAACCGATGGGTCTACGCCGCTCTTCGCGGTGCTCCAGACACAGTGGGCACCGAAGTCGAACTACCCCCAGCCGCGGGCGCACGACAATCAGCAGGCGGAGCACCTGGACGTGTTGCGTGCCCTCCTGGAGGCGGGCGCCGATCCGAACGTGCGACTGAACACCCACCTGTGGTACTGGGAATACGGTCTCACCAAGCTGGGGATCGATCTGCAGGGCGCGACACCGTTTTGGCGCGCCACATTCGCCCAGGACCTCACGGCCATGAAGCTCCTCGCCGCGTACGGCGCGGACCCGAACATCCCTACGTCATGGCCGGCCATTGGGATGAGAGAGCGCCGGCAGCAGGATGGGCGCCAACAGGAAGACTCGGGGCTGCCGTCGATTCCTGAGGGAGTGCCGAGCGCGTATCCCGTGCATATCGCCGCGGGAGGGGGATGGCTCGGGCTCGGCGCCTTCAGCGTCCGTAGCGTGCCCGACCAGTTCATGTCGGCCTTGATGTACCTGATCGAGGAGCACGGCGCCGACGTCGACCTCAGGGACTCGTGGGGTTACACGCCACTGCACTACGCGGCGTCCCGGGGGGATGACGAGATGATCCGTTACCTGATGGCGCAGGGCGCGGACGTCGGGGCGATCACCCGCCTCGGTCAGTCCACGGCCGACATGGCTCGCGGAGGTCGCGCTGGCTTCTTCACGCGGGTGGCGTACCCGGAGACGGTGACGCTGCTGCGGAGCCTGGGCTCGACGTTGGAGTGCCTGCACACGCACTTCTTGGACACCGGAGACTTCTGTCCGGGCGCCGGCGTGACCTGGGGAAGTGAGTTGGGGTCCCGCAAGCCCGGAAGCGGCAGGTAG